A portion of the Staphylococcus felis genome contains these proteins:
- a CDS encoding winged helix-turn-helix transcriptional regulator translates to MEVCPYLEETFKILGRSWNGLIMHYLSTCPEHKAHFSEMKRDLKPITNRALSLKVAELAEAGLLTKEVISQNPPSVCYHLTEKGKDLAIALKPLEDWAHEHVELTENPQSS, encoded by the coding sequence ATGGAAGTATGCCCATATTTGGAAGAAACATTTAAAATACTAGGACGTAGTTGGAATGGGTTAATCATGCATTATCTTTCAACATGTCCTGAACATAAAGCACATTTTTCTGAAATGAAAAGAGACTTAAAGCCAATCACGAATCGCGCATTGTCTCTGAAGGTTGCAGAACTTGCTGAAGCGGGACTTTTGACTAAAGAAGTTATTTCTCAAAATCCTCCTTCTGTTTGTTACCATTTGACCGAAAAAGGCAAAGATTTGGCTATAGCTTTAAAACCGTTAGAAGATTGGGCGCATGAACATGTTGAATTAACTGAAAATCCTCAATCAAGTTAA
- a CDS encoding UDP-N-acetylglucosamine 1-carboxyvinyltransferase: MAQEVIKIKGGRLLNGKVDISGAKNSSVAIIPASLMSTGPVTLEGLPKISDVETLVSLLEDLNITTSLDGTTLSVDPTDIKNMVLPNHKVESLRASYYMMGAMLGRFKKCVIGLPGGCPLGPRPIDQHLKGFKALGAKVDETDGHTMKLEADKLIGANIYLDIVSVGATINIMLAASLAEGQTMIENAAKEPEVVDVANFLNSMGAKVSGAGTSSIKITGVERLHGSRHAIIPDRIEAGTYMCIAAASGECVVINNIIPKHVEPLTVKLKELGVGIEVGDDYMIVKSRNQYNSVDIKTLVYPGFATDLQQPITPLLFLADGPSFVTDTIYPERFKHVKELQNMNASIDSDRGTATIKPSTLKGADVYASDLRAGACLIVAGLIADGVTTIFNVRHIYRGYTDIVQTLKQLGAEIWTETMNA; the protein is encoded by the coding sequence ATGGCACAAGAAGTAATTAAAATTAAAGGTGGGCGACTTTTAAATGGCAAAGTTGACATCAGTGGTGCTAAAAATAGTTCTGTTGCGATTATACCTGCTTCACTGATGTCTACAGGGCCAGTCACTTTAGAGGGGTTACCTAAAATTTCAGACGTTGAGACACTTGTTAGTTTATTAGAGGATTTAAATATAACTACTTCATTAGATGGGACGACGCTTTCTGTAGACCCGACAGATATTAAAAATATGGTGTTGCCTAATCATAAAGTGGAATCTTTGCGTGCATCCTATTATATGATGGGCGCAATGTTAGGTCGCTTTAAGAAGTGTGTTATTGGACTGCCTGGGGGATGCCCATTAGGACCAAGACCGATAGATCAGCATTTAAAAGGGTTCAAAGCGCTTGGTGCTAAGGTCGATGAAACAGATGGACACACGATGAAACTAGAAGCTGACAAGTTGATAGGGGCGAATATCTACCTTGACATTGTGAGTGTAGGTGCGACTATCAATATTATGTTGGCTGCTAGCTTAGCAGAAGGACAAACGATGATTGAAAATGCTGCTAAAGAGCCTGAGGTCGTTGATGTAGCCAATTTTTTAAATAGTATGGGTGCTAAAGTTTCAGGTGCAGGGACAAGTTCAATCAAAATTACTGGAGTAGAACGATTGCATGGAAGTCGTCATGCAATCATACCTGATAGAATTGAAGCGGGCACATATATGTGTATTGCAGCTGCAAGTGGTGAGTGTGTAGTAATTAATAATATTATTCCAAAACATGTTGAACCCCTTACTGTAAAACTAAAAGAACTCGGTGTTGGTATCGAAGTGGGAGACGATTATATGATTGTTAAATCACGTAATCAGTATAATAGTGTAGATATCAAAACACTTGTGTATCCAGGTTTTGCAACAGATCTACAACAACCTATAACACCATTATTATTTTTAGCAGATGGGCCAAGTTTTGTGACAGATACGATTTATCCAGAACGATTCAAGCACGTTAAAGAATTACAAAATATGAATGCTTCTATCGACTCAGATAGAGGTACTGCAACGATTAAACCGTCAACATTAAAAGGTGCGGATGTATATGCGAGTGACTTGAGAGCAGGCGCATGTTTAATTGTAGCTGGATTAATTGCGGATGGTGTGACGACAATTTTTAATGTAAGGCACATTTACAGAGGATATACAGATATTGTACAGACATTAAAGCAATTAGGCGCAGAGATATGGACTGAAACAATGAATGCCTAG